From the Triticum urartu cultivar G1812 chromosome 4, Tu2.1, whole genome shotgun sequence genome, the window ATCCAGTTTCCTACTAGGCCTTTAAATTATTTCTGCCGAGGGAAGCATGTTCAATTGCCTCttatttttcttcctcttagCTTCATATCAGTCGGCGCTTTTCCATCACCGGTGAACATTAAAAATGAAtacaattgcatgatcacatagAAGTATAATTAAGTAGCAGCAGCATATACGATCTATAATAATGCAAAGCATAGCCAGACAACCATTCGATGCTGATTACAATCAAAGGTGCAACAAAAGGTCAATGAAAATTGTTAATCTGACAAAAGAGTGAAAGCATCATTAATATTGGAAGAAAACTAAATattactccctccgatccaaaatAAGTGTGGCAGTTTTGAACGAACCCGGGCTCAAAActgcgacacttattttgggTTGGAGGTAGTAGAAAGAAAATATTTTTCTATAAAAAATAGAAAGAACATGTCACCTGCAGCTCATACAAAATTAGCAACATCCAAAGACAATCAACTATAATTCAAACTAAATATTTGCCCCCAGCCACCAACAAAGGCAAATGAACTGGAAGCACAATGAGGTAAACCATAGGTGTCATACAAACGAAGTAACCAAGTACAGGATAAAGTTCTTCCAAGCCCAATCGCAAGCCCAAGCAAGTAAAAAAGGAGGCAATTTATCCATGAATTCAGACCAAGACAAAAGGAGAATAAAAGGTTCCAAACAGAGCATATAGGCAAACAAAGCATACAGGCCAAGACCCAAACATCAGAAAAACAAAATTGACGACGCGTTGGAAATTGCTCTTAACCAAAACTTTTCTATTATTGATTCTCAAGGAAGTTCATCTTACTGTAAGCCTAAATTCTGTAATTCATGAGCAACCCCAATGGACTCAGATAAATCAAGGATGGAGCGATAAAAGACCTGAAGGAAATGGAGCATAATAAAATCCATAGCTCTGGTAAAAGGACGCCCTTCCAAAACAGCAGGTCAGTAGCCAAGCAAGCTCATAAAGTCATAATTCATATGATAAATTCAGGTATGCCACCTGCATCATTCAGTATGGCTATGATGAGAACCATGAATAATGCCAGAAGAACAAACCTGCAACCATAAAAGACAGCAAGATTACTGGTGGTGAAATACTGTCACGATTACCTACTATTGGATTTGCTGCTGCATTCTTACCACTATCCGTATGGTGATGCAAACGGCACAAATTTGCAGCCAAGTAGTACAAATCGTCAGGGCTCTTAGTAGGAAGAAAATAGAGGAACTTCAGCTGAACTTTGCCGTGTAGTTCACCATGCACTGCAAAATGGAGAACACAACGCAGCGGCCAGGCTCTGTGAGCACGATGTTGACGCGGACCTGGCAGCGTCCCTCGTGTCTGACACCGCTTGCCGCAGGTGCCCAACAAAATCCGAACAAAGACAATGAACATTAATGATCGCAGGAAGTGCATAGAAAATCCATAGTTTTGATATATAACTATATAATACAAGATTATTTTTTGCATACAACTGTATCTTATTGCATAGCAAAACTTTTCTATTATTGATTCTGAAGGAATTTATTTACCGTAACATCTTAATATTTTAAGGTTTTAACAAAAGAAGAACATATAGTTTAGGAATGAACGGACTACATGAGTATGAGGAAACATTTATACCCATTACTATATATTGATAAACTTCATTATCAGTTGTTTGACTTTAATAAACAGCAAGATATATCCAATTCTTGTGCGTCTTTGGAGGTTCCTTAGTTGATCTTGCCATGGTAGGATAAGCACAAATGGTAGCATGAACCTTATTCCATGTCATCGGCCGCAATATTCTTTCAGATGTACTCACTGAAGTGAGATTGGTACTTCTTAGGTTCCTCATCAGCTATTGACTGAAATATGGGTAGGGCAGAAGTTAAAACGAGATTCAGTAAGCTGCTTCAGAAATAAGAAGAAAGTACACTTGCTTTAGGATACTTTATATGGGTGAATCGGGCCCAGATATATCTTCCAGAAAGAATTCATGTATACAACGACAGCCCTAGGGAATGAAAAAATGGCATTATAATACCACGAGGGCAATGGATCCAACTCACCTTCATGTAGTCAGCAACATGACCTTCATAGATGTATTTGCGGTGAATCTCAGCGCCCGGCTGCTTCTTATCCTTCTTGAAGCCAGCAAATCTCTTGTCACTGTGTGGAATACCAAGACCACCATCCAAAGCTCCCTGCAGTAGCCAACAGACTGAAGCGGGTCTCAAATGGATAAACTATATGCTTCCTAATTCAATAACTTAGAACCCCCTAAATATAGAATAAAAGAAGCAGACCAACAACAGGCAATAAATGCAGTCCAAGATTAGGCATACTTCAAGTCCATCAGTGAGCCTGCCGCAGAGCGATGGATCAAACAACACTGTAAGTAAGCTATATTTTTTTTGGCTTTCCATATTTACCAACTACATCCTTTAAAATGTCTATTATTTAGATTTCTAACCTATCAAGCAAAATTATCAATCGTGCATTCAAGATCTGTAGGTAAACAAAATAAAGGAGACTTTTCACCACAAATCTCATCCAGCCATCACAAACCATAGCATCAGAATAAGAGAACAAAGTTTAACAAAGTGACAAAACAACAGAAAATGAAAGCATTACAGCAGCAGCTCGCCATGGCAATCCTGAAAAGCAAAGACTTGTCAGTGTGGAAGAGGTATGTAAAACCCTCTCTGCCTGATCTTCCTACTCTTCCTCGCGACTGCAGATGAAAAGAAAAGCAGTGAACTTGAGGTCCAGATCTCAGATTCATACATCCAATTTTTTGCCAAGAAAAGCAAAGTAAAAATCTGAGAACTAAAACCAACTGATACAGCTGCGGGAGCCCAAATAGTTCTGCATACAAGAATCTTTAATTCCCCATAAGAAAACTTCTCCATACCAAGTTGTATATTCTTTGACACTTTCAATGGGAAAAATATTTAGCAATAAAACTGGTCATTGAAGCTAAATCACCATTCATCTATGCAACAAGAACATAAATTAGTATCAGAATTCTAACATCAAATGTAGGTGTAGTCCATAGATAAGCTAACTACCTGGAATACCTAGCAATTTAAAATATATGCTTCAATGAAGCTCAGAATGAGAAAAAAAGGGAGACAAGAGTGAGAGCAGGGAGGAGAGCGGAGGTGGAGGCAAACCTGAACCGCCTCGGCATCCTTGCTCCTGCTCCTCCTGTGCCGGGAAGGAGAGGGTTGTGGGGCGCAGGAGATGCGTGGAGTCACCATTGTGCACAAGCAGCAGGTGTCGGCGCCCATCTTCTAAGGCCACCGCACGCCGCACGAGCCGCCGCACCACTAGACTACacatgctccttgaggaagaggCAGAGCGGAGCCAAACTAAATCTCATAATCCACCATAAAATTTGGTTAAAGATCACAATCGGCTAACTAAATCCAAATTGTTCCAAATTTATTAAAGATTCATTTCCACAAAAATAATAATCACCATGCTCATCTATTAGACCTAAAATCTCATAATCCACCAAACATCTTTGACTATCTTTTCAAGACACAATATCCTAACTAAATCCAACTAACATCTCATAAATCACAGAGAAATTTGTTTCAATATCACAATCACTTAACTAAATCCAAATTGTTCAAGATTAATTAATACACCGGACATCTTTGACAATCTCTTCAAGATCACAATCAACTAACTAATCCATCAAAAATCTCATACTCCAACATAAAATTTGGTTCAAAATGACAATCGCTTAACTAAATCCAAAATTTTCCAAgtttattaaataattatttatCCACCAATACAATAATCAACATGCTCACCTACTAGACCTAAATTCACATAATCCACCAAACATCTTTTACTAGCTTGTCAAAATCACAATCGGCTAACCAAATCCAACCAAAACCTTATAATCCACCGTAAAATTAGGTTAAAAGATCACAATCACCGAACTAAATCCAAATCATTTCAAACTAAATTAAATATCTGTTCATCCACCAATATAATAATCACCATCCTCAGTTATTAGACCTAAAGTCCATAATCCACCAAACATCTTTTATTATCATCTCAAAGacacaatcacctaactaaatccaacTAAAATCTCATAAATCACAGAGAAATTTGGTTCAATATCGCAATCATCTACCAAATCCAAATTGTTTAAGATTAATTAATCCACCAAACATCTTTGACATCTCCCCAAGATCACAATCTACTAACTAAATCTATTGAAAATCTTGTAATACACTATGAAATTTATTCAAGATCACAATAGCCTAACTACATCCAAATTGCTCCATGTTTACTAAAGGACCATTTATCCACCAATATAATAACCACCGTGCTCACTTACTAGACCTAAGTTAACATAATTCACCAAACATCTTTGACTAACTCTTCGAGATCACAATAACCTAACTAAATCCAACAAAACCTCAAAATCCACCGTGAATTTGTTTGAAAAATaacaatcacctaactaaatcaAAATTGTTCCAAACTAAATTAAAGATCTGTTTTATCCACCAATATAATAATCACCATTCTCATCTACTAAACTTAAAATCTCATAGTCGAGCAAACATCTTTGACAATTCTCAAGacacaatcacctaactaaatcgTCTAACTAAATAATTTGGTTCAAGGTCACAATCGTCTAACTAAATCCAAATTGTTCCAAATTTATTAAAGATTCATTTATCCACTAATATAATAATCAGCATGCTCACCTACTAGACCTAAATTCACATAATTCATCGAACATCTTTAACTACCTCGTCAAACTCACAATCACGTGACTAAATCCAACCAGAACCTTATAATCCATCGTAAAACTAGGCTAAAAATTGTTCCAAACTAAATTGAAGATCTGTTTTATCCACCAATATAATAATCACCATTCTCATCTACTAAACCTAAAATCTCATAGTCCAGCAAACATCTTTGACTATTCTCAAGACACAATCACCCAACTAAATCCACATAAAATCTCATAATCCGGCGTAAAATTCGGTTCAGTatcacaatcacctaactaaatccaaattaTTCAAGATTAATTAATCCAACCATCTTTGAATATCTTCTCAAGATCATAATCAACTAACTAGTCCATAAAAATCTCATAATCCACCATATAATTTGGTTCAAGGTCACAATCGTCTAACTAAATCCAAATTGTTCCAAATTTAATAAAGATTCATTTATCCACTAATATAATAATCAACATGCTCACCTACTAGACCTAAATTCACATAATTAATCAAACATCTTTTACTACCTCGTCAAAATCACAATCACGTGACTAAATCCAACCAGAACCTTATAATCCATCGTAAAATTAGGCTAAAAAATCAAAATCACATGACCAAATTCAAATTGTTTCAAATTAATTTAAATATCTATTTATCCACCAATACAATAATCACCATCCTCCTCTACTAGACCTAAAATCTCATGATCCACAAAACATCTTTGATTATCATCTCAAGacacaatcacctaactaaatcgAACTAAAATCTCATAAATCACAGAGAAATTTGGTTCAATATCACAATCACATAACTAAATCCATACTGTTCAAGATTAATTAATACAACGAACATCTTTGACTATCTCCTCAAGATCACAATCAACTAAATCCATTGAAAAATCTCGTAATCCACCATGAAATTTGTTCAAGATCATAATCGCCTAACTGAATCCAAATTGCTCCATGTTTACTAAAGAAGTCGCTACTTCCTTGAGATTGAGGTTTCTTCTACCTCTAATGCCTTCTTTATTTCCTAAGAGGAGTATAtccaggatcttcttgctcgtgTTGCTCGTACTGATGAGCTTACTGCTGAGACTGCTATGGAGCTCAACATCCATCTTTGTGTCCACCTCCGCTCCCTGAAAGTCCGGACGGGCGTCTGTTGCCTGGTCACGGGTTGCTATGTGTGCTGTCTTGATCCCACATCCCGTGTTCCCTTGCTGGGCGACACCATGCTCAAGCACCACCAATGGCGAGCAAGAGCTCAGACAATCGACGCATACCTGAATTTTACCCACAGGACACGCCCGAGAACACGCGCTACCTATCGTCAAGGCCAAGGGCGCACATTAGGAGAACGTGGGATGCTTAATCAAGTGTGTGACACAAAATCCGCAAACAGGACAAGAACACCAAGCCGGACAACGGGGAATGGAGAGTGCACATGCACGTGGGATGCTGGATCAAAGTCCATCTGCTGCCACTACCCCCATTCTCTCCTCTTTTGCCTTGTTTACCGGTTATTTTCAGTAgtggcatcattgccttgagtcACTTGTGCGTCCCTCATCTCTATTCACCAATATAATAATCAACATGCTCACCTACTAGATCTAAATTCACATAATCCACCGAACATCTTTTACTAGCTTGTCAAAATCACAATCACATAACTAAATCCAAATCGTTTCAAACTAAATTAAATATATGTTCATCCACCAATATAATAATCGTCATGCTCAGTTATTAGACCTAAAATCCATAATCCACCAAACATCTTTTATTATCATCTCAAGacacaatcacctaactaaatccaacTAAAATCTCATAAATCACAGAGAAATTTGGTTCAATATCGCAATCATCTACCAACTCCAAATTGTTTAAGATTAATTAATCCACCAAACATCTTTGACATCTCCCCAAGATCACAATCTACTAACTAAATCTATTGAAAATCTTGTAATACACTATGAAATTTATTCAAGATCACAATAGCCTAACTGAATCCAAATTGCTCCATGTTTACTAAAGAAGTCGCTACTTCCTTGAGATTGAGGTTTCCTAAGAGGAGTATAtccaggatcttcttgctcgtgTTGCTCGTACTGATGAGCTTACTGCTAAGACTGCTATGGAGCTCAACATCCATCTTTGTGTCCACCTCCGCTCCCTGAAAGTCCGGACGGGCGTCTGTTGCCTGGTCACGGGTTGCTATGTGTGCTGTCTTGATCCCACATCCCGTGTTCCCTTGCTGGGCGACACCATGCTCAAGCACCACCAATGGCGAGCAAGAGCTCAGACAATCGACGCATACCTGAATTTTACCCACAGGACACGCCCGAGAACACGCGCTACCTATCGTCAAGGCAAAGGGCGCACATTAGGAGAACGTGGGATGCTTAATCAAGTGCGTGACACAAAATCCGCAAACAGGACAAGAACACCAAGCCGGACAACGGGGAACGGGGAGTGCACATGCACGTGGGATGCTGGATCAAAGTCCATCTGCTGCCACTACCCCCATTCTCTCCTCTTTTGCCTTGTCTACCAGTTATTTTCAGTAgtggcatcattgccttgagtcACTTGTGCGTCCCTCATCTCTATTCACCAATATAATAATCAACATGCTCACCTACTAGACCTAAATTCACATAATCCACCGAACATCTTTTACTAGCTTGTCAAAATCACAATCACATAACTAAATCCAAATCATTTCAAACTAAATTAAATATATGTTCATCCACCAATATAATAATCGCCATGCTCAGTTATTAGACCTAAAGTCCATAATCCACCAAACATCTTTTATTATCATCTCAAAGacacaatcacctaactaaatccaacTAAAATCTCATAAATCACAGAGAAATTTGGTTCAATATCGCAATCATCTACCAACTCCAAACTGTTTAAGATTAATTAATCCACCAAACATCTTTGACATCTCCCCAAGATCACAATCTACTAACTAAATCTATTCAAAATCTTGTAATCCACTATGAAATTTATTCAAGATCACAATAGCCTAACTACATCCAAATTGCTCCATGTTTACTAAAGGACCATTTATCCACCAATATAATAACCACCGTGCTCACTTACTAGACCTAAGTTAACATAATTCACCAAACATCTTTGACTAACTCTTCGAGATCACAATAACCTAACTAAAACCAACAAAACCTCAAAATCCACCGTGAATTTGTTTGAAAAATAAAAATCACCTAACTAAATCAAAATTGTTCCAAACTAAATTAAAGATCTGTTTTATCCACCAATATAATAATCACCATTCTCATCTACTAAACCTAAAATCTCATAGTCCAGCAAACATCTTTGACTATTCTCAAGACACAATCACCTTACTAAATCCACATAAAATCTCATAATCCGGCGTAAAATTCGGTTCAGTATCACAATCACCGAACTAAATCCAAATTATTCAAGATTAATTAATCGAACCATCTTTCAATATCTTCTCAAGATCATATTCAACTAACTAGTCCATAAAAATCTCATAATCCACCATATAATTTGGTTCAAGGTCACAATCGTCTAACTAAATCCAAATTGTTCCAAATTTATTAAAGATTCATTTATCCACTAATATAATAATCAGCATGCTCACCTACTAGACCTAAATTCACATAATTAATCGAACAACTTTTACTACCTCGTCAAAATGACAATCACGTGACTAAATCCAACCAGAACCTTATAATCCATCGTAAAATTAGGCTAAAAAATCAAAATCACCTGACCAAATTCAAATTGTTCTAAATTAATTTAAATATCTATTTATCCACCAATACAATAATTACCATGCTCCTCAACTAGGCCTAAAACCTCATGATCCACAAAACATCTTTGATTATTAGCTCAAAACACAATAACCTAACTAAATCCAACAAAACCTCAAAATCCACCGTGAATTTGTTTGAAAAATaacaatcacctaactaaatcaaaataaaatCTCATAATCCGGCGTAAAATTCGGTTCAGTATCACAATCACCGAACTAAATCCAAATTATTCAAGATTAATTAATCGAACCATCTTTCAATATCTTCTCAAGATCATATTCAACTAACTAGTCCATAAAAATCTCATAATCCACCATATAATTTGGTTCAAGGTCACAATCGTCTAACTAAATCCAAATTGTTCCAAATTTATTAAAGATTCATTTATCCACTAATATAATAATCAGCATGCTCACCTACTAGACCTAAATTCACATAATTAATCGAACAACTTTTACTACCTCGTCAAAATGACAATCACGTGACTAAATCCAACCAGAACCTTATAATCCATCGTAAAATTAGGCTAAAAAATCAAAATCACCTGACCAAATTCAAATTGTTCTAAATTAATTTAAATATCTATTTATCCACCAATACAATAATTACCATGCTCCTCAACTAGGCCTAAAACCTCATGATCCACAAAACATCTTTGATTATTAGCTCAAAACACAATAACCTAACTAAATCCAACAAAACCTCAAAATCCACCGTGAATTTGTTTGAAAAATaacaatcacctaactaaatcaAAATTGTTCCAAACTAAATTAAAGATCCGTTTATCCAACAATGTAATAATCACCATTCTCATCTACTAAACCTAAAATCTCATAGTCGAGCAAACATCTTTGACTATTCTCAAGacacaatcacctaactaaatccacATAAAATCTCATAATCCGGCGTAAAATTCGGTTTAGTatcacaatcacctaactaaatccaaattaCTCAAGATTAATTAATCCAACCATCTTTGAATATCTTCTCAAGATCATAATCAACTAACTAGTCCATAAAAATCTCATAATCCACCATAAAATGTGGTTCAAGGTCACAATCgcctaactaaatccaaattgTTCCAAATTTATTAAAGATTCATTTATCCACCAATATATAATCAACATGCTCACCTACTAGACCTAAATTCACATAATTCATCGAACATCTTTTACTACCTCGTCAAAATCACAATCACCTGACTAAATCCAACCAGAACCTTACAATCCATCGTAAAATTAGGTTAAAAGATCACAATCACCTGACCAATTGAAATTGTTTCAAATTAATTTAAATATCTATTTATCCACCAATACAATAATCACCATCCTCCTCTACTAGATCTAAAATCTCATGATCCACAAAACATCTTTGATTATCATCTCAAGacacaatcacctaactaaatcgAACTAAAATCTCATAAATCACCGAGAAATTTGGTTCAATATCACAATCACATAACTAAATCCATATTGTTCAAGATTAATTAATACACCGAACATCTTTGACTATCTCCTCAAGATCACAATCAACTAAATCTATTGAAAAATCTCGTAATCCACCATGAAATTTGTTCAAGATCATAATCGCCTAATTGAATCCAAATTGCTCCATGTTTACTAAAGAAGTCGCTACTTCCTTGAGATTGAGGTTTCCTAAGAGGAGTATATCCAGGATCTTCTTGCTTGTGTTGCTCGTACTGATGAGCTTACTGCTAAGACTGCTATGGAGCTCAACATCCATCTTTGTGTCCACCTCCGCTCCCTGAAAGTCCGGACGGGCGTCTGTTGCCTGGTCACGGGTTGCTATGTGTGCTGTCTTGATCCCACATCCCGTGTTCCCTTGCTGGGCGACACCATGCTCAAGCACCACCAATGGCGAGCAAGAGCTCAGACAATCGACGCATACCTGAATTTTACCCACAGGACACGCCCGAGAACACGCGCTACCTATCGTCAAGGCAAAGGGCGCACATTAGGAGAACGTGGGATGCTTAATCAAGTGTGTGACACAAAATCCGCAAACAGGACAAGAACACCAAGCCGGACAACGGGGAACGGGGAGTGCACATGCACGTGGGATGCTGCATCAAAGTCCATCTGCTGCCACTACCCCCATTCTCTCCTCTTTTGCCTTGTCTACCAGTTATTTTCAGTAgtggcatcattgccttgagtcACTTGTGCGTCCCTCATCTCTATTCACCAATATAATAATCAACATGCTCACCTACTAGACCTAAATTCACATAATCCACCAAACATCTTTTACTAGCTTGTCAAAATCACAATCACATAACTAAATCCAAATCATTTCAAACTAAATTAAATATATGTTCATCCACCAATATAATAATCGCCATGCTCAGTTATTAGACCTAAAATCCATAATCCACCAAATATCTTTTATTATCATCTCAAAGACACAATCACCTAACAAAATCCAACTAAAATCTCATAAATCACAGAGAAATTTGGTTCAATATCGCAATCATCTACCAACTCCAAACTGTTTAAGATTAATTAATCCACCAAACATCTTTGACATCTCCCCAAGATCACAATCTACTAACTAAATCTATTGAAAATCTTGTAATCCACTATGAAATTTATTCAAGATCACAATAGCCTAACTACATCCAAATTGCTCCATGTTTACTAAAGGACCATTTATCCACCAATATAATAACCACCATGCTCACTTACTAGACCTAAGTTAACATAATTCACCAAACATCTTTGACTAACTCTTCGAGATCACAATAACCTAACTAAAACCAACAAAACCTCAAAATCCACCGTGAATTTGTTTGAAAAATAAAAATCACCTAACTAAATCAAAATTGTTCCAAACTAAA encodes:
- the LOC125550381 gene encoding 60S ribosomal protein L5-1-like codes for the protein MNLRSGPQVHCFSFHLQSRGRVGRSGREGFTYLFHTDKSLLFRIAMGALDGGLGIPHSDKRFAGFKKDKKQPGAEIHRKYIYEGHVADYMKSIADEEPKKYQSHFSEYI